From Tiliqua scincoides isolate rTilSci1 chromosome 2, rTilSci1.hap2, whole genome shotgun sequence, the proteins below share one genomic window:
- the DAG1 gene encoding dystroglycan 1 isoform X2 translates to MHLVSNGSYVPQTTNVFSVEVHPEDHNEPQSVRVASQDVNEAAPFVCSAEEPVTILTVILDADLTKMTPKQRIELLNRMKTFSEVELYNMKLVPVVNNRLFDMSAFMAGPGNAKKVVENGALLSWKLGCSLSQNSVPNISNVETPAKEGTMSAHLGYPVVGWHIANKKPNLPKRIRRQINATPTPVTAVGPPTTALQEPPVRIVPTPTSPAIAPPTETTAPPVRKPVPLPKKPTVTIRTRGPIVQTPTLGPTQPTKVPDTTTSVSDQIQPTISGYVEPTAVVTPPTTKKPRGTTLKPGTPSTTDTSTTRRPTKRPTKTPRPPKPGTTKPPIIGRETVSPPTRIRTTTIGTPRIPNDPPELKNHIDRVDAWVGTYFELKIPSDTFYDKEDTTTDKLQLTMKLENEQPLEENSWVQFNSTSQLMYGLPNSTHKGIHEFFMHATDKGGLTAVDAFEIFVHTLESYEVPPVKFKARFHGDHNAVANDIHKKIMLVKKLAFAFGDRNSSTITLGNITKGSVVVEWTNNTLPLDPCPKEKIRAMSKKISDDSGGPSTAFSNALEPEFSPINISVIGAGSCRHIQFIPVTRDGPPTTAPPTDVLPGRDPEKTSEDDVYLHTVIPAVVVAAILLIAGIIAMICYRKKRKGKLTIEDQATFIKKGVPIIFADELDDSKPPPSSSMPLILQEEKAPLPPPEYPNQNMPETTPLNQDAIGEYTPLRDEDPNAPPYQPPPPFTAPMEGKGSRPKNMTPYRSPPPYVPP, encoded by the coding sequence ATGCATCTGGTATCTAATGGAAGCTACGTGCCCCAAACCACCAATGTCTTCTCTGTTGAGGTTCATCCTGAAGACCATAATGAACCTCAGTCAGTACGGGTGGCTTCACAAGATGTAAATGAAGCAGCACCATTTGTATGTAGTGCAGAAGAACCAGTCACTATATTGACTGTAATTTTGGATGCTGACTTAACAAAAATGACACCAAAGCAGAGGATTGAACTTTTAAACAGAATGAAAACCTTCTCAGAAGTGGAACTTTATAACATGAAATTAGTTCCTGTTGTAAATAATAGACTCTTTGACATGTCAGCCTTTATGGCTGGGCCAGGGAATGCAAAGAAAGTGGTGGAAAATGGAGCTTTACTCTCCTGGAAACTGGGCTGTTCTCTGAGCCAAAATAGTGTCCCAAACATAAGCAACGTTGAAACTCCAGCTAAAGAAGGTACAATGTCTGCTCATCTTGGCTACCCTGTGGTTGGTTGGCACATTGCTAACAAGAAACCTAACCTTCCAAAGAGAATAAGGCGGCAGATTAATGCTACACCAACACCTGTGACTGCTGTTGGACCTCCAACAACTGCCCTCCAAGAACCACCAGTTAGAATTGTCCCAACACCTACATCCCCAGCCATTGCACCTCCCACTGAAACAACAGCTCCACCAGTGAGAAAACCTGTACCATTGCCTAAGAAACCCACAGTTACTATTAGAACAAGAGGTCCTATCGTTCAGACACCAACTCTTGGACCAACTCAGCCAACCAAAGTGCCAGACACAACTACCAGTGTATCTGACCAGATTCAACCAACCATAAGTGGGTACGTGGAACCTACTGCAGTAGTTACACCACCCACAACAAAGAAGCCCAGAGGAACCACTCTTAAACCAGGCACACCATCAACTACTGATACAAGTACAACACGAAGACCTACCAAAAGACCTACCAAGACTCCTCGACCTCCAAAGCCTGGAACTACTAAACCACCCATCATTGGACGGGAAACGGTTTCCCCACCAACTCGGATTCGCACCACTACAATTGGCACTCCCCGTATTCCCAACGATCCACCTGAGCTGAAAAACCACATTGACAGGGTGGATGCATGGGTGGGCACTTACTTTGAGCTCAAAATACCTTCAGATACTTTCTATGATAAGGAAGATACCACCACTGATAAACTGCAACTGACCATGAAACTAGAAAATGAGCAGCCACTGGAAGAAAACTCCTGGGTGCAGTTCAATAGCACTAGTCAACTTATGTATGGACTGCCTAATAGCACCCATAAAGGCATTCATGAATTTTTCATGCATGCCACAGACAAAGGTGGCCTTACAGCTGTGGATGCTTTTGAAATATTTGTTCATACTCTTGAATCTTATGAGGTGCCTCCTGTTAAATTTAAGGCTAGATTCCACGGAGACCACAATGCAGTTGCCAATGACATTCATAAGAAAATTATGTTGGTAAAGAAGCTGGCCTTTGCATTTGGAGACCGAAACAGTAGTACAATTACCTTAGGGAATATCACCAAAGGCTCTGTTGTTGTTGAGTGGACAAACAATACTCTCCCTTTGGATCCATGTCCCAAAGAGAAGATTCGTGCCATGAGCAAAAAAATTTCTGATGATTCTGGAGGTCCGAGCACAGCTTTTTCTAATGCCTTAGAGCCAGAGTTTAGCCCCATCAACATTTCTGTAATTGGCGCTGGTAGCTGCAGACACATTCAGTTTATTCCAGTGACTAGAGATGGACCACCTACAACTGCACCACCTACAGATGTGCTTCCAGGGAGAGATCCAGAAAAGACAAGCGAGGATGACGTGTACCTGCACACGGTAATTCCTGCAGTTGTTGTAGCAGCTATTCTACTTATTGCTGGAATTATTGCTATGATTTGCTATCGCAAGAAGAGAAAAGGCAAACTTACCATAGAAGACCAGGCCACTTTTATCAAGAAGGGAGTACCAATAATCTTTGCAGATGAGCTAGATGACTCCAAGCCTCCACCTTCCTCTAGCATGCCACTGATTCTACAGGAAGAGAaagctcctctcccaccccctgagtACCCCAATCAGAATATGCCAGAAACGACCCCACTCAATCAAGATGCCATAGGAGAATACACACCACTGCGGGATGAAGACCCCAATGCACCTCCCTatcagcctcctcctcctttcacagCTCCCATGGAAGGTAAAGGCTCCCGCCCGAAGAACATGACCCCATACAGGTCTCCACCGCCTTACGTTCCCCCTTAA